A single Nocardioides bizhenqiangii DNA region contains:
- a CDS encoding DUF58 domain-containing protein, which yields MPLLLLFGVVAVVLRPSAGTVVLWLVAVTLLVGTDLLLAPSTATAGLHRRPPGTVRLGYPAESVVTVANDGNRTLRLEVRDAWQPTAGATDNRHRLAVAAGDRRPLRTSLRPWRRGDLRAYGVTVRSWGPLHLAAKQHTYDVPGTVRSLPPFESRKHLPSRLAQLRELDGRAAVRIRGAGTEFDSLREYVRGDDVRSIDWRASARTPHVVVRTWQPERDRRVVLVLDTSRTAAARVGGADGVPRLDAAMDAALLLAALASRAGDRIDFVAGDRRIRARLRAAGARDIAARLQESMADLEPVIAEADWDALAGAVQGFGKQRALVVLLTPAEPSAIQQGLLPVLPALTRHHRVVIASVRDPELNRLADERGTVDDVYDAAAAEQEIRRRDWTTDVLSRLAVDVVDADAERLPPALADHYLTLKAQGLL from the coding sequence GTGCCGCTCCTCCTCCTGTTCGGCGTCGTGGCCGTGGTGCTGCGACCGTCGGCCGGCACGGTGGTGCTCTGGCTGGTCGCCGTCACGCTCCTGGTCGGCACCGACCTGCTGCTCGCACCGTCGACCGCCACGGCGGGGCTGCACCGGCGACCGCCCGGCACCGTGCGACTCGGCTACCCCGCGGAGTCGGTGGTGACCGTCGCCAACGATGGCAACCGGACGCTGCGGCTCGAGGTGCGCGACGCGTGGCAGCCGACTGCCGGGGCGACCGATAACCGGCACCGGCTGGCGGTGGCGGCGGGCGACCGGCGGCCGCTGCGCACCTCCCTGCGACCGTGGCGGCGCGGCGACCTGCGGGCCTACGGCGTCACCGTCCGCTCGTGGGGACCGCTTCACCTGGCCGCCAAGCAGCACACGTACGACGTGCCGGGGACGGTCCGCTCGCTGCCACCCTTCGAGTCGCGCAAGCACCTACCCTCGCGGCTGGCGCAGCTCCGCGAGCTCGACGGGCGGGCGGCGGTGCGGATCCGCGGCGCGGGCACCGAGTTCGACTCGCTCCGCGAGTACGTCCGGGGCGACGACGTGCGCTCGATCGACTGGCGTGCGTCAGCGCGCACGCCCCACGTCGTCGTCCGCACCTGGCAGCCGGAGCGGGACCGGCGGGTGGTGCTCGTGCTCGACACCTCCCGCACCGCCGCGGCCCGGGTCGGCGGCGCCGACGGGGTGCCGCGCCTCGACGCGGCGATGGACGCCGCCCTGCTGCTGGCGGCGCTCGCCTCCCGCGCGGGCGACCGCATCGACTTCGTCGCCGGCGACCGCCGGATCCGCGCCCGGCTCCGCGCGGCCGGCGCGCGCGACATCGCCGCCCGGCTGCAGGAGTCGATGGCCGACCTCGAGCCGGTCATCGCGGAGGCCGACTGGGACGCGCTCGCGGGCGCGGTCCAAGGATTCGGCAAGCAGCGGGCGCTCGTCGTGCTCCTCACCCCGGCGGAGCCCTCGGCCATCCAACAGGGCCTGCTTCCGGTGCTGCCCGCGCTCACCCGCCACCACCGCGTGGTCATCGCCTCCGTCCGCGACCCCGAGCTCAACCGGCTCGCCGACGAACGCGGCACGGTCGACGACGTCTACGACGCCGCCGCGGCCGAGCAGGAGATCCGCCGCCGCGACTGGACGACCGACGTGCTGAGCCGCCTCGCCGTCGACGTGGTCGACGCCGACGCCGAGCGGCTGCCGCCCGCGCTCGCCGACCACTACCTCACTCTCAAGGCGCAGGGGCTTCTCTGA
- a CDS encoding AAA family ATPase: protein MTDHVPESMSAPPAPTTTPGTDAALRERLLAVRQEVGKAVVGQDAAVSGLLVALLCGGHVLMEGVPGTAKTLLVRTLAASLAVDTRRVQFTPDLMPGDITGSLVIHSSAGEGNELSFREGPVFTNLLLADEINRTPPKTQSALLEAMEEGQVSADGVTRPLPRPFLVAATQNPVEYEGTYPLPEAQLDRFLLKVVLPVPPRTDEIAILTRHAEGFDPRDVAAAGVTAVASGADIEAAQVAVKGVQVSPEVATYIVDIARATRESPSLSLGVSPRGATALLRAARAWAWLSGRDFVTPDDVKALAHASLVHRLGLRPEAELEGVDVAKVLSSALGSVPVPR from the coding sequence ATGACCGACCACGTCCCCGAGTCCATGTCTGCTCCGCCCGCCCCGACCACCACCCCCGGCACGGACGCCGCGCTGCGCGAGCGGCTGCTCGCCGTCCGGCAGGAGGTCGGCAAGGCCGTCGTCGGTCAGGACGCCGCGGTGTCCGGACTGCTCGTCGCGCTGCTGTGCGGCGGGCACGTGCTGATGGAGGGGGTGCCCGGTACGGCGAAGACCCTGCTGGTGCGCACGTTGGCGGCGTCGCTGGCCGTCGACACCCGAAGGGTGCAGTTCACGCCCGACCTGATGCCCGGCGACATCACCGGGTCGCTCGTCATCCACAGCTCGGCGGGCGAGGGCAACGAGCTGTCGTTCCGCGAAGGCCCGGTCTTCACCAACCTGCTGCTCGCCGACGAGATCAACCGGACCCCGCCCAAGACCCAGTCGGCGCTGCTCGAGGCGATGGAGGAGGGCCAGGTGTCCGCCGACGGTGTCACGCGTCCCCTCCCCCGGCCGTTCCTCGTCGCGGCGACCCAGAACCCGGTCGAGTACGAAGGCACCTACCCGCTGCCGGAGGCCCAGCTGGACCGGTTCCTCCTCAAGGTGGTGCTGCCGGTGCCGCCGCGCACCGACGAGATCGCGATCCTCACCCGGCACGCCGAGGGCTTCGACCCTCGTGACGTGGCGGCCGCCGGCGTCACGGCAGTGGCATCCGGAGCCGACATCGAGGCCGCGCAGGTCGCGGTGAAGGGAGTGCAGGTCTCGCCCGAGGTCGCGACGTACATCGTCGACATCGCGCGGGCCACCCGCGAGTCGCCGTCGCTCTCCCTCGGCGTCAGCCCGCGCGGCGCCACCGCGCTCTTGCGCGCGGCACGGGCGTGGGCCTGGTTGTCGGGCCGGGACTTCGTGACCCCGGACGACGTCAAGGCGCTCGCCCACGCGTCCCTCGTGCACCGGCTCGGGCTGCGTCCCGAGGCCGAGCTAGAAGGAGTCGACGTCGCCAAGGTCCTGTCCTCCGCGCTCGGCTCGGTCCCGGTGCCGCGTTAG
- a CDS encoding DUF4350 domain-containing protein: MTTTRTAPPPAPPLAAGDGPVRAGFLRRNRIWLVVGVALVLALVVSVWATQGDQRYSDPLDPQNPDPDGAQALAQVLGDEGVDVTIVRSADELHDADIDSRTTVLVTGTEQLAESTTRRLRRDAAGAEVVLADPPDYVVEVLQQDVRSAYADDETSGDCGDERFDDLRLEVDSAASYDTADGCFPSNDGFVLATGADATTYFGAGEALTNDQVLRGDNAAVALRLLGGHDRLVWYLPSYEDAADDETSSVWTFAPDWVLPSLWLVLFSALALMWWRGRRIGKLATEPLPVVVRAVETTRSRGRMYRRADDRPYAAAALRAAGRRRLADHLRLGRGASETEVIGAVARHLGRREEEIGALLAAHAPVPGSDSGLVQLAQELTQLDREVRRG, translated from the coding sequence ATGACGACGACGCGCACCGCTCCCCCTCCGGCGCCGCCCCTCGCGGCCGGGGACGGGCCCGTCCGGGCGGGTTTCCTCCGCCGCAACCGGATCTGGCTGGTGGTCGGGGTCGCGCTCGTGCTCGCGCTCGTCGTGTCGGTCTGGGCCACCCAGGGCGACCAGCGCTACTCCGACCCGCTGGACCCCCAGAACCCCGACCCCGACGGCGCCCAGGCGCTGGCCCAGGTGCTGGGGGACGAGGGCGTCGACGTCACCATCGTCCGCTCGGCGGACGAGCTCCACGACGCCGACATCGACAGCCGGACGACGGTCCTGGTCACCGGCACCGAGCAGCTGGCGGAGAGCACCACCCGTCGGTTGCGCCGCGACGCCGCCGGCGCCGAGGTCGTGCTCGCCGACCCGCCCGACTACGTCGTCGAGGTGCTGCAGCAGGACGTGCGGTCGGCCTACGCCGACGACGAGACGTCCGGTGACTGCGGCGACGAGCGCTTCGACGACCTCCGTCTCGAGGTCGACTCGGCCGCCAGCTACGACACCGCGGACGGCTGCTTCCCCAGCAACGACGGCTTCGTGCTGGCGACCGGCGCCGACGCGACGACGTACTTCGGCGCCGGCGAGGCACTGACCAACGACCAGGTGCTGCGGGGCGACAACGCCGCGGTCGCGCTGCGCCTGCTCGGCGGGCACGACCGGCTGGTCTGGTACCTCCCGAGCTACGAGGACGCCGCCGACGACGAGACGTCCAGCGTGTGGACGTTCGCGCCCGACTGGGTACTCCCGTCCCTGTGGCTGGTGCTGTTCTCCGCGCTCGCCCTGATGTGGTGGCGTGGCCGCCGGATCGGCAAGCTGGCGACCGAGCCGCTGCCGGTCGTCGTCCGGGCCGTCGAGACGACGCGCAGCCGCGGGCGGATGTACCGGCGCGCGGACGACCGTCCCTACGCCGCCGCGGCACTGCGCGCCGCGGGCCGGCGCCGGCTGGCCGACCATCTCCGGCTCGGGCGCGGTGCGTCCGAGACCGAGGTCATCGGCGCCGTCGCCCGGCACCTCGGGCGCCGCGAGGAGGAGATCGGCGCGCTGCTCGCCGCGCACGCACCCGTCCCGGGCTCGGACTCCGGACTGGTCCAGCTCGCCCAGGAACTCACCCAGCTCGACAGAGAGGTACGCCGCGGATGA
- a CDS encoding DUF4129 domain-containing protein: protein MIPLDPAVPVRLADPPLDPSADEARSLLRQELANPEYHDTNLVERIQNWLGRLFDDSVGAAADIPPLGTFAAIVILLLIVVAIGLLVSRARRTARARGDRAPALTDEVVTAAALRQRAEAALAEGRYDDALVDAYRALAVRQVERGRIEDLPQATAHELAAGLGVEFPAQRHLVDRSADLFDAVLYGDHPASREQALDVLALDDELAGRRERVR from the coding sequence GTGATCCCCCTGGACCCGGCCGTTCCGGTGCGCCTCGCCGACCCGCCGCTCGACCCGAGCGCAGACGAGGCCCGGTCCCTGCTGCGCCAGGAGCTCGCGAACCCGGAGTACCACGACACCAACCTGGTCGAGCGGATCCAGAACTGGCTCGGCCGGCTGTTCGACGACAGCGTCGGCGCCGCGGCCGACATCCCCCCGCTCGGCACGTTCGCGGCGATCGTGATCCTCCTGCTGATCGTCGTCGCCATCGGGCTGCTGGTCTCCCGTGCGCGCCGCACCGCTCGAGCCCGCGGCGACCGCGCTCCGGCCCTGACCGACGAGGTGGTCACCGCGGCCGCGCTGCGCCAGCGCGCCGAGGCCGCCCTCGCGGAGGGGCGCTACGACGACGCCCTGGTCGACGCCTACCGGGCGCTCGCCGTCCGGCAGGTCGAGCGCGGCCGGATCGAGGACCTGCCCCAGGCGACGGCGCACGAGCTCGCGGCCGGCCTCGGCGTGGAGTTCCCGGCTCAGCGGCACCTCGTCGACCGCAGCGCCGACCTGTTCGACGCGGTCCTCTACGGAGACCACCCCGCCAGCCGCGAGCAGGCCCTCGACGTGCTCGCGCTCGACGACGAGCTCGCCGGCCGCCGGGAGCGGGTGCGATGA
- the rpsJ gene encoding 30S ribosomal protein S10 has product MAGQKIRIRLKAYDHEVIDTSARKIVDTVTRTGAKVAGPVPLPTEKNVFCVIRSPHKYKDSREHFEMRTHKRLIDIIDPTPKTVDSLMRLDLPAGVDIEIKL; this is encoded by the coding sequence ATGGCGGGACAGAAGATCCGCATCAGGCTCAAGGCCTATGACCACGAGGTGATCGACACCTCGGCGCGGAAGATCGTGGACACCGTCACCCGCACGGGTGCGAAGGTCGCCGGCCCGGTGCCGCTGCCGACCGAGAAGAACGTCTTCTGTGTCATCCGCTCGCCGCACAAGTACAAGGACTCGCGCGAGCACTTCGAGATGCGCACGCACAAGCGCCTCATCGACATCATCGACCCGACCCCCAAGACCGTCGACAGCTTGATGCGGCTCGACCTGCCGGCCGGCGTCGACATCGAGATCAAGCTCTGA
- the rplC gene encoding 50S ribosomal protein L3 → MTIERNVKGLLGTKLGMTQMWDENNRIVPVTVVAATTNVVTQVRQPEPDGYNAIQIGYGEIEGRKVNQPQAGHFAKAGTTPRRHLIEIRTADAPAYTVGQELPVDTFEPGQVIDVTGTSKGKGFAGVMKRHGFHGVGASHGAHRNHRKPGSIGACATPGRVFKGMRMAGRMGSDTVTTQNVTVHAVDVEKGLILLKGAVPGPKGGVIVLRTSAKKG, encoded by the coding sequence ATGACGATCGAACGCAACGTGAAGGGGCTGCTGGGCACCAAGCTCGGCATGACCCAGATGTGGGACGAGAACAACCGCATCGTCCCGGTGACCGTGGTCGCGGCCACGACCAACGTGGTGACCCAGGTCCGCCAGCCCGAGCCGGACGGCTACAACGCCATCCAGATCGGCTACGGCGAGATCGAGGGCCGCAAGGTCAACCAGCCGCAGGCGGGTCACTTCGCCAAGGCGGGCACGACCCCGCGCCGGCACCTGATCGAGATCCGTACGGCGGACGCCCCGGCCTACACCGTGGGCCAGGAGCTTCCTGTCGACACCTTCGAGCCGGGCCAGGTCATCGACGTGACCGGCACCAGCAAGGGCAAGGGCTTCGCGGGTGTCATGAAGCGGCACGGCTTCCACGGCGTCGGCGCGTCGCACGGCGCCCACCGCAACCACCGCAAGCCGGGCTCGATCGGCGCCTGCGCCACCCCCGGCCGCGTGTTCAAGGGCATGCGGATGGCGGGACGGATGGGCAGCGACACCGTCACGACCCAGAACGTCACCGTGCACGCGGTCGACGTCGAGAAGGGCCTGATCCTGCTCAAGGGCGCCGTTCCCGGCCCCAAGGGTGGCGTCATCGTCCTCCGGACCTCTGCGAAGAAGGGCTGA
- the rplD gene encoding 50S ribosomal protein L4: MATKNAKTAKVVKVELPDEIFDVDVSIPLIHQVVVAQQAAARQGTHATKTRADVRGGGRKPYKQKGTGRARQGSTRAPQFAGGGVVHGPQPRDYSQRTPKKMKAAALRGALTDRARNGRIHVVEGLVSGDKPSTKAALTALGSLTDRTNYLVVLERTDTVAWLSLRNAPEVHLVAVDQLNTYDVLASDDVVFSKGAYDAFVSGAAYGKKTDSTGSAEPTNQEADK; this comes from the coding sequence ATGGCCACCAAGAACGCCAAGACCGCGAAGGTCGTCAAGGTCGAGCTCCCCGACGAGATCTTCGACGTCGACGTCAGCATCCCGCTGATCCACCAGGTGGTCGTCGCGCAGCAGGCTGCCGCTCGGCAGGGCACGCACGCCACCAAGACTCGCGCCGACGTGCGCGGCGGTGGCCGCAAGCCCTACAAGCAGAAGGGCACCGGCCGCGCCCGCCAGGGCTCGACCCGCGCTCCGCAATTCGCCGGCGGTGGCGTCGTCCACGGCCCGCAGCCGCGTGACTACAGCCAGCGGACCCCCAAGAAGATGAAGGCCGCCGCGCTCCGCGGTGCCCTCACCGACCGGGCCCGCAACGGTCGGATCCACGTCGTCGAGGGCCTCGTCTCCGGTGACAAGCCGTCGACCAAGGCTGCTCTCACCGCGCTCGGCTCCCTGACCGACCGCACCAACTACCTCGTGGTCCTCGAGCGCACCGACACCGTCGCCTGGCTGTCGCTGCGCAACGCGCCCGAGGTGCACCTGGTCGCCGTCGACCAGCTGAACACCTACGACGTGCTCGCGAGCGACGACGTCGTGTTCAGCAAGGGCGCGTACGACGCGTTCGTCTCCGGCGCCGCCTACGGCAAGAAGACGGACTCGACTGGGTCGGCCGAGCCGACGAACCAGGAGGCAGACAAGTGA
- the rplW gene encoding 50S ribosomal protein L23 → MSTLHKDHRDVLIAPVVSEKSYSLLDANKYTFLVHPDANKTEIKIAVEKIFNVKVTSVNTLNRQGKTRRTRYGIGKRKDTKRAIVSLAEGHRIDIFGGPN, encoded by the coding sequence GTGAGCACCCTGCACAAGGACCACCGCGACGTCCTGATCGCACCGGTGGTGTCGGAGAAGAGCTACAGCCTCCTCGACGCCAACAAGTACACCTTCCTGGTGCACCCCGACGCCAACAAGACCGAGATCAAGATCGCGGTCGAGAAGATCTTCAACGTCAAGGTCACGTCGGTGAACACGCTCAACCGCCAGGGCAAGACGCGGCGGACCCGCTACGGCATCGGCAAGCGCAAGGACACCAAGCGCGCCATCGTCAGTCTCGCCGAGGGTCACCGCATCGACATCTTCGGAGGACCGAACTGA
- the rplB gene encoding 50S ribosomal protein L2, translating to MAIRKYKPTTPGRRGSSVADFVEITRTTPEKSLTRPLPKKGGRNNQGRITTRHQGGGHKRAYRIIDFRRYDKDGVPAKVAHIEYDPNRTARIALLHYADGEKRYIIAPKDLVQGMRVESGVGSDIKPGNNLPLRNIPVGTTIHCVELRPGGGAKMARSAGNSAQLVAREGSRATLRLPSGEMRFVDVRCRATVGEVGNAEQSNINWGKAGRMRWKGKRPTVRGVVMNPVDHPHGGGEGKTSGGRHPVSPWGKPEGRTRRRKASDAQIIRRRKSGKGRK from the coding sequence ATGGCAATCCGCAAGTACAAGCCGACCACGCCGGGCCGTCGCGGCTCCTCGGTGGCCGACTTCGTCGAGATCACCCGGACCACGCCGGAGAAGTCGCTGACCCGTCCGCTGCCCAAGAAGGGCGGCCGCAACAACCAGGGCCGGATCACCACCCGGCACCAGGGCGGTGGCCACAAGCGCGCCTACCGCATCATCGACTTCCGTCGCTACGACAAGGACGGCGTGCCGGCCAAGGTCGCGCACATCGAGTACGACCCGAACCGCACGGCTCGGATCGCGCTGCTGCACTACGCCGACGGCGAGAAGCGCTACATCATCGCGCCGAAGGACCTGGTCCAGGGCATGCGCGTCGAGTCCGGCGTCGGCTCCGACATCAAGCCCGGCAACAACCTGCCGCTGCGCAACATCCCGGTCGGCACGACCATCCACTGCGTGGAGCTGCGTCCCGGCGGCGGTGCCAAGATGGCCCGCTCCGCCGGCAACAGCGCCCAGCTCGTCGCCCGTGAGGGCTCGCGCGCCACGCTTCGGCTGCCCTCCGGCGAGATGCGCTTCGTCGACGTCCGCTGCCGCGCGACGGTGGGCGAGGTCGGCAACGCCGAGCAGTCCAACATCAACTGGGGCAAGGCCGGCCGGATGCGGTGGAAGGGCAAGCGCCCGACCGTCCGCGGTGTCGTGATGAACCCCGTCGACCACCCGCACGGCGGTGGCGAGGGCAAGACCTCCGGTGGTCGCCACCCGGTCTCGCCGTGGGGCAAGCCGGAGGGCCGCACGCGTCGTCGCAAGGCCTCCGACGCCCAGATCATCCGTCGTCGCAAGTCCGGCAAGGGTAGGAAGTAA
- the rpsS gene encoding 30S ribosomal protein S19 — MPRSLKKGPFVDDHLMKKVDAENEKGSHNVIKTWSRRSMIVPAMIGHTIAVHDGRKHVPVFVSDSMVGHKLGEFAPTRTYRGHVKEDRKGRRR, encoded by the coding sequence ATGCCTCGCAGCCTGAAGAAGGGCCCCTTCGTCGACGACCACCTCATGAAGAAGGTGGACGCCGAGAACGAGAAGGGCAGCCACAACGTCATCAAGACGTGGTCGCGCCGCTCGATGATCGTCCCCGCGATGATCGGTCACACGATCGCCGTCCACGACGGTCGCAAGCACGTGCCGGTGTTCGTGTCCGACTCCATGGTCGGTCACAAGCTGGGCGAGTTCGCCCCCACCCGCACCTACCGCGGTCACGTCAAGGAAGACCGGAAGGGACGTCGTCGATGA
- the rplV gene encoding 50S ribosomal protein L22: MTTTDRRRTSARRETLLGDQPGAFASARYVRITPMKARRVVDMVRGLPVDEAQSILAFTPQAAAKTVGKVLASAVANAETTEGLPTGDLVVSVAHVDEGPTMKRWRPRAQGRATRINKRTSHITIAVQPADVVKKAGK, from the coding sequence ATGACCACCACCGACCGCCGGCGCACCAGCGCCCGCCGCGAGACCCTGCTGGGTGACCAGCCGGGTGCCTTCGCGAGCGCGCGCTACGTCCGGATCACCCCGATGAAGGCCCGCCGGGTCGTCGACATGGTCCGCGGCCTGCCCGTGGACGAGGCTCAGTCGATCCTCGCCTTCACCCCCCAGGCCGCTGCCAAGACCGTCGGCAAGGTGCTCGCCAGCGCCGTCGCGAACGCCGAGACCACCGAGGGCCTGCCCACCGGCGACCTGGTCGTGTCCGTGGCGCACGTCGACGAGGGCCCCACGATGAAGCGGTGGCGTCCGCGTGCGCAGGGCCGGGCCACCCGGATCAACAAGCGCACCAGCCACATCACCATCGCCGTCCAGCCGGCCGATGTCGTCAAGAAGGCGGGTAAGTAA